Proteins from one Mus caroli chromosome 3, CAROLI_EIJ_v1.1, whole genome shotgun sequence genomic window:
- the Rab25 gene encoding ras-related protein Rab-25: MGNRTDEDYNFVFKVVLIGESGVGKTNLLSRFTRNEFSHDSRTTIGVEFSTRTVMLGTAAVKAQIWDTAGLERYRAITSAYYRGAVGALLVFDLTKHQTYAVVERWLKELYDHAEATIVVMLVGNKSDLSQAREVPTEEACMFAENNGLLFLETSALDSTNVELAFETVLKEIFAKVSKQKQNSTRTSAITLGNAQAGQDPGPGEKRACCISL; this comes from the exons ATGGGGAATCGAACAGATGAAGATTATAATTTTGTCTTTAAGG TGGTGCTGATCGGCGAGTCAGGCGTGGGCAAGACCAATCTGCTGTCCCGGTTCACCCGCAATGAGTTCAGCCACGACAGTCGCACCACCATCGGGGTTGAGTTCTCCACCCGCACTGTAATGCTGGGCACCGCTGCTGTCAAGGCACAGATCTGGGACACGGCTGGCCTGGAGCGATACAGAGCCATCACCTCTGC GTACTATCGTGGGGCTGTGGGGGCACTCCTGGTATTTGACCTGACCAAGCACCAGACCTACGCTGTGGTGGAGCGCTGGCTAAAGGAGCTGTATGACCATGCCGAAGCCACGATTGTTGTCATGCTCGTGGGGAACAAAAGTGACCTCAGCCAGGCCCGAGAGGTCCCCACTGAGGAGGCCTGCATGTTTGCTG AAAACAATGGCCTGCTGTTCCTGGAGACGTCAGCCCTCGACTCCACCAATGTTGAGCTAGCCTTCGAGACTGTCCTCAAAG AGATCTTTGCAAAGGTGTCCAAGCAGAAGCAGAACAGCACCCGGACCAGTGCCATCACCCTGGGCAATGCCCAAGCTGGACAGGATCCCGGCCCTGGGGAAAAGAGGGCTTGTTGCATCAGCCTCTGA